A single genomic interval of Anopheles marshallii chromosome 2, idAnoMarsDA_429_01, whole genome shotgun sequence harbors:
- the LOC128718113 gene encoding probable sodium/potassium/calcium exchanger CG1090 has product MAIGMAGHRHPRRGRYWHMGIVFLVYSSFHAYSASIGGGSEEKGGYDLGNLDLSNITPNPAFYATSASSSGETSGESDTATPDEAAPTEETKPAAGRAHHSHPTWRPKRENCTPPAIEQFPQPLMGPNVRKHGGLIIHVLVAIFTFLGLAIVCDDYFVSSLDRICEELKLSPDVAGATFMAAGSSAPELATVIIGVFFAKDDIGISGVIGSAVFNIMFVISVCALCSGTVLQLNWWPLVRDCAFYTISILVMLIVIFNDVISWIESLIMLLFYVVYCVALHFNTPLEKWAHTWNLPIKLPTKEEQSALVTYKNLPETTYTQGQQPGQEQPQQQQPPAEQPPAVDQGYAAYMDPNASWDPNAAWGEPTPAVTNSSVANVNDAWNNGSGQQNYAYEDQYGQETQKPPQQQQIVQQTAAPAPAPGEDYYKPKEPRPQDSHNPLEKPVDGGILAQVSWAIVYPIHYTARLTMPDCKTEKYKNWYPFTFLISMIWISFYSYFMVWMITIIGSTLGIPDTVMGLTFVAAGVSVPDALSSIAVIKEGYGDMAVSNAVGSNVFDILICLGLPWFIQTAIIKPGSHVNVISKGLTYSTLSLLSTVLFLLFATHLNGWKLDKRLGIVLMFWYLLFITVASLYELNFFGQLNPPECPSKYAPRLAPCVSTKAGTSSISKPHRI; this is encoded by the exons ATGGCCATCGGTATGGCAGGGCATCGGCACCCCCGACGAGGTCGCTACTGGCACATGGGCATCGTATTCCTGGTGTATTCCAGCTTCCACGCGTACTCGGCCTCAATCGGCGGCGGCAGTGAAGAGAAGGGAGGATACGATCTGGGCAACCTCGATTTGTCCAACATTACGCCGAATCCCGCCTTCTACGCTACCTCCGCGTCATCCTCGGGGGAAACTTCAGGCGAAAGTGATACAGCCACACCGGACGAAGCAGCCCCGACGGAGGAAACGAAACCGGCCGCCGGTCGGGCACACCACAGCCATCCCACGTGGAGACCCAAACGTGAAAACTGCACACCACCGGCCATCGAGCAGTTCCCGCAGCCTCTGATGGGACCGAACGTGAGGAAACATGGTGGTCTAATCATACACGTACTGGTGGCCATTTTCACCTTTCTCGGACTGGCTATCGTGTGTGATGACTACTTCGTGTCGAGTTTAGACAGAATATGTGAAG aattaaaACTCTCCCCTGATGTTGCCGGAGCCACGTTTATGGCTGCTGGAAGCTCTGCCCCCGAGCTGGCAACCGTCATCATTGGGGTGTTCTTCGCCAAGGACGACATCGGCATCAGTGGCGTGATTGGATCCGCGGTATTCAACATCATGTTCGTGATATCCGTTTGCGCACTCTGTTCCGGCACAGTGCTTCAACTAAACTGGTGGCCACTGGTACGCGATTGTGCGTTTTATACCATCTCCATACTCGTGATGTTAATCGTCATCTTCAACGATGTCATCTCATGGATCGAATCGCTGATCATGCTGCTCTTCTATGTCGTGTACTGTGTCGCGCTGCACTTCAACACGCCACTCGAGAAATGGGCGCACACCTGGAACCTGCCGATAAAGCTGCCAACAAAGGAGGAACAGTCGGCCCTGGTCACCTACAAGAACCTACCCGAAACGACCTACACCCAGGGTCAGCAGCCGGGGCAGGAGcaaccacagcaacagcaaccgccAGCCGAGCAGCCGCCGGCAGTCGATCAGGGCTACGCGGCCTACATGGATCCGAACGCTAGCTGGGATCCAAATGCGGCCTGGGGCGAACCAACGCCCGCGGTGACGAACTCGTCCGTAGCAAATGTGAACGATGCGTGGAATAATGGCAGCGGTCAGCAGAACTACGCCTACGAAGACCAATACGGTCAGGAGACTCAGAAACCcccgcaacagcagcagatcgTGCAGCAAACGGCGGCACCGGCGCCCGCACCCGGTGAAGATTACTACAAACCGAAGGAACCACGGCCACAGGATTCGCATAACCCGCTCGAGAAACCCGTCGACGGTGGCATACTGGCGCAGGTGTCCTGGGCGATCGTGTACCCGATCCATTATACCGCACGGCTAACGATGCCGGACTGCAAAACGGAGAAGTATAAAAATTGGTATCCATTCACCTTCCTCATCTCGATGATCTGGATTTCGTTCTACTCGTACTTCATGGTGTGGATGATAACGATCATCGGCTCGACCCTCGGCATCCCTGATACCGTCATGGGCCTAACGTTCGTGGCCGCGGGTGTATCCGTCCCGGATGCGCTTAGTTCCATTGCGGTGATCAAGGAGGGGTACGGCGACATGGCCGTCTCCAACGCCGTTGGGTCGAACGTGTTCGATATACTCATCTGCCTCGGACTGCCGTGGTTCATCCAGACCGCGATCATCAAGCCCGGTTCGCACGTTAACGTCATTTCCAAGGGGCTCACCTATTCGACGCTTTCGCTGCTCTCGACGGTGCTGTTCCTGCTGTTCGCGACGCATCTCAACGGCTGGAAGCTCGACAAGCGCCTTGGCATCGTGCTGATGTTCTGGTACCTGCTCTTCATCACCGTCGCTTCCCTGTACGAGCTGAACTTCTTTGGTCAGCTCAATCCTCCCGAATGTCCGAGTAAGTATGCTCCACGGTTGGCGCCGTGT GTATCTACTAAAGCGGGTACCAGTAGCATCTCCAAACCACATCGCATATAG
- the LOC128719366 gene encoding sideroflexin-1-3, giving the protein MAIELPRVNLDEPRYDQSTYLNRAKHFLIVTNPLNVFATEEQLDRAARIVRDYRAGKPVPDVSSVDELWSAKYLYDSAFHPDTGEKMLLVGRMSAQVPMNMTITGCMMTFYKSTPAVIFWQWFNQSFNAVVNYTNRSGASPISQEQLLTSYCMATGGALVTALSLNRLVRNAPPLVGRLVPLAAVAAANCINIPLMRIQEIKNGVTLLDKDGNELGQSVRAATEGISAVTFSRILMAMPGMVFTPVLMNTLEKRGFLRRFPWANAPIQTLFCGLCLTFATPLCCALFSQKASINVASLEQDMREKLRKERPELDVVYYNKGL; this is encoded by the exons ATGGCAATCGAACTACCTCGCGTTAATCTAGACGAGCCGCGCTACGACCAAAGTACCTACCTTAATCGTGCCAAGCATTTCCTTATCGTGACCAATCCGTTGAATGTGTTCGCCACCGAGGAGCAACTGGACCGGGCCGCCCGAATTGTGCGCGACTATCG CGCCGGTAAACCCGTTCCAGATGTCAGCAGTGTCGATGAGCTATGGAGCGCCAAATATCTGTACGACAGTGCGTTCCATCCGGATACGGGTGAGAAGATGTTGCTCGTCGGCCGCATGTCCGCACAGGTCCCAATGAACATGACCATCACTGGATGCATGATGACGTTCTACAAGTCGACGCCCGCCGTCATCTTCTGGCAGTGGTTCAACCAGTCGTTCAATGCCGTGGTCAACTACACGAACCGTTCCGGTGCGTCGCCCATTAGCCAGGAGCAGCTGCTGACCTCGTACTGCATGGCAACAGGTGGCGCCCTAGTGACTGCACTTTCGCTGAATCGTCTCGTACGG AATGCTCCCCCGCTTGTAGGACGTCTCGTACCGCTTGCCGCTGTAGCCGCAGCCAATTGCATTAACATTCCGCTGATGCGCATACA AGAAATCAAAAACGGCGTCACGCTGCTGGATAAGGACGGCAATGAACTGGGTCAATCGGTTCGAGCAGCAACGGAAGGAATATCCGCAGTCACTTTCAGTCGTATCTTGATGGCAATGCCTGGAATGG TTTTCACCCCGGTGCTGATGAACACGTTGGAAAAACGAGGTTTCCTGCGACGGTTCCCGTGGGCGAATGCTCCCATACAGACACTGTTCTGCGGTTTATGTCTCACGTTCGCGACGCCACTTTGCTGTGCGCTGTTCAGTCAAAAGGCTTCGATTAATGTGGCCAGTCTCGAGCAGGATATGCGTGAGAAGCTACGCAAAGAACGTCCCGAACTTGATGTCGTGTACTACAACAAGGGTCTGTAA